The genomic window AGTCTTTATATAATGGCCAAGCATCAAAAGCTTCCATTTCTGGAATCACTTTTTTAAAGGCATCTTTGGGGATTAACTCATCGGCTTCTTCTTTAATATCTCCTGCTACAAAGTGTATAGGAATGTTTGGATAGATGTTTTTAAAAATTTTGGCATACTTTTCAGTTTCCACTGTAATACCATCTATAGTAAAATAGAATGTAAGGAAAGCTATACCTCCTTTTTCTATTTGTTTATCAAAAGATTGTGCATCACCTTTAAATGCTAAGGGTGATTTTTGCTCTTTGAACTTATCAATAAATAAACCGAGGTCGAACCAAGTGTTTATCTTTTCATTTTTTAAATTTTTTAAAATGTTATGGATTTTCGCTGCTTCCTGTTTAATCATTATTTGTTTTTAAAATTTAAATAGACTACTTAATTTTTCTTCTAGAACTTCATAAGAGAAATGTTTTTTTCCAAGATTAAAGTTGAATTCACCAATTTCTTTACATCGTTCGGGGTTGTATATAATATCAGACATTTGTTGAACACTTTCAGGTGTTAAATTGCCATCTTCTATCATAACGGTTTCAAAACCTTTACAGCCAATATCCTGCATGTATACAGGTTTGTAGTTATTAACAAAAATTGGTTTTTTTGCAAGTACTGTTTCTACAAAAGCATTTCCGAAACCTTCATAAGTACTAAAGTAAGTTGCAGCCCGACCGTGTGCATAAACATCAGATAAATCTTTATGGTCTAAAACTTTATCTGCAGCAAATATAATTTGGCTAGATATATTAAGTTGATGTATTTGGTCTATTAATTCGTTGTAATATTCTTTGTTTTCATCATCATTATTATTTCCAGTAATTACGAGTTTTAATTTTTTATCATCTAGCTTATCAATTAAAGAAATGGCAGTTTCAATACCTTTTCGTCTTACAATACGTGTTACTTGTAATAAGGCAATTTCGTCTTCTTTAATACCAAGATCTCTAAGAAAAAACTGGTTTTCTGGGGTTGGAACACCGTAGATTCGATTAAAGTCCATAACATTAGGAACTAAGGTGGCGTCTATATCAAATCTGTTTTTAAATGTTTCTACTCCAAAAGTGTTAATTACCGCATGTTTCACATCGGGTAGTAATAATGGGAAATTATCATCCACATATTGGTTAACTTCTGGGTGTGTAGAAACATAGCGCTGACCACGTTCCCAATGAAAATCATGATCATGAGTTACAATAGGTAATCCTGTAGTTTTAATTAGTTTTTTTATAGCTACACCCATAGATAAATGGCAGGGTAGTGCCGAAGCATTTTCGGAAAGTAGAACATCTATTTTTTTGTTAGTTACCCATTTCACCATGGCATCATGAATCATGTTAGATGCTTTTTCAACATGTTCAAGTAATGGACCTGGATCTTTATCGGGTTCGTAAAAGGCTTTACGTTGTCCCCATTCGGCTTCTACCGAAAAAAAAGATAAAGCAGGATATAAATAGTCGTGTTCATAATCCATATTCCAAGATTCAAACTCTCCAGACATGATAAATACCTCATGGCCTAATTTTTTTAAGACATCTATCCATTTTTCGGTTTCAAGAGCTACACCGTCCACTCCACCAATTCTACCAATGATAATACCAATTCGCATGTTTTATATATAAAGATTCATATCCTTTAAATATACATTATTGGTAGCAACTTTGAAAGGTTTAGGAAGACTGTGTTTAATAAATTGTCACTTCAAAAATTTTAACAAGAATAAATTATGTGTTATTAAATTTATTGCTTTAATCTAGGTAAAATGATAATTATATATTTTCAGAATTATTATAAAATGAGTTAATTTCATACTTATATACTGTCTATTAAAAAAATATACCCTAGAAAGACGGAAGTATTTTATATGGTTGAATGAAGAGGTGTTTTATTTTTTTTAAGAACCCAAAAATAGATTTGTATTCACGCTTTGACGCCTTTATTATTCGGCCTTTTATATTTAGATACTTCTTGAAATTTAAATACACTGATGTATGTCAGTTTCTTTTTAAATTTTTTCTAATTTTTTTTTATAGGACTGACTTAAGTCTTTAAATAGGTTAGTAATCTGCTTTACTTTAGCACCAATTGAAGGCTATAATTATGAAAACTACAAATATAAATTATTCAGCTTGCCGAGTTGAATTAGAAGAGCATGAGTTATTTAAGCATTTAAATGAAGGCGCAATAACCTCTTTATTAGATAATTTTAAATATACCATATGGGAAAAAGGCACAGAATTTTTTGCAGGTGATAACAATTCAAATAACTTTTGTATCATTTTATCAGGACGTTTAAAAACCTGTAAATCTAATTATGATACAGATAGAAATTATACACTGTCATTATTAGAAAAAGGGGATGTTTTGGATATTATGTCACTTATAGATGGGCATAGACATGATATTAACTTTACAACAATTGATGAGGTAGAAGTGCTCTTAACTTCAATGACTAAAATGAGAGCTTGGATGGAAGTCAATCCAGCCATATATAAAACATTTATGCCTTATATGGCATGCCGAATGCGTGAAATGGAAGCTAACCTTACCGATAATGTATTAGCTGATATCCCTACACGTTTAGCTCGTTTGTTTATGTCTAATTGTAATGAAACTAAACATTTGGAGAGAATAAATGATCTCTCGCATAATGAGATTGCTTATATGATAGGTAGTACAAGAGCAGTAGTAAACCGTTATATCCAACAATTTAAAAAAGACGGTATTATTAGCGTACAGCGTAAACATACAGATGTGGTTAATTATCAACTGTTGTCGCAACGTGTTCATAATCAAAATTATATGTTAAAAAACTCATAAAAATATAGAAGTGCTACTTAAGTAGTATAAAGAGGTTTTAAGTGATAATATCTTTACATAGTAATTCTTCATATATAGGATTATATCAACCAGGATTTATTATTAATTAAATTTTATTATAATGAAAAAGTTTTTAATTGGTTTATGTTTTATGGGCCTAACCAGCTCAATGTTTGGACAAGAAGGAGTCTTGTATTCAGCAAAAATTTTAAAAGAAAAGGTACCTGTAGAAGTAGTGTCTTCAGTAGAAAATGATTTTAATGATTATAGCGTTATAGAGTATGAGGCGGTACCTATAACTATGATAGAAGATCAGGTAATTGTTACTAAAAATGAAGATTTTAACCCTAATTATTATGATACTTATGAAGTAAGACTTTCTGGAAAAGATGCAAAAATAAGTGCTTATTATAATGCCGATGGCACATTAGAGAGTACTTATGAAAGTATTAAAAATATAGCATTACCAAGTGCTATAGACAGAGCGGTTTTTAAAAAGTATCCTAAAGCTAAATTGTTGTCAGATAGATATGTGTCTACACACTACGCAAGGGATGGTAAAACTTCGGTGTATTACCATGTTAAAATTATGAATAACGGTAAAACACACCGTATGTACATAGATGGTAATGGAAACATACTTAGAGGGTAGTTTAATTGTATTTACTATTACGGCGTACTTAATTGTATGGCATAAAGGTAAATACCAATAATGTTTATTAAAATGAAAAATCTAAAAAATATAAGATTGTTATTCGTATTAGTTGCATCTGGAATGGTTGTGAGCTCTTGCGGTAATAAGGAAAAAAAAGAAGCAGAAGAAGTGACAGATGTTGTAGAGAATGAGGTATCTATGGAATTGCCTAATAAATCTGATATTGCATTTGAAAAAGCGTTAATGGCTCTAGATAAAAATGAATACAAATCGGCAGCAGAACACATAAATTATGGTGCTAAGGAATTAAAAACAGAAGCTAAGAATAAAGGCTCTGAGTTTATAGAAAGTGTAGATGTCAGTATTAATCAGCTTACAGAGTTTTCTAAACTATTAGAAAAAGAAAAAAAGGTAGATATAGATGCATTACGTAGTGTGATGGCCAACGCAGAGATTAATGTGGGGCATGATTATTTGGTTACCGATGATACCTATATTCTCACAGAACCTGAAAAAGTTAACGATTCGCAATTAGAGAAGGTATTAGATCATAATATGAAAAGTCTTAAGGCTGGAAAATCCAAACTAACAGGTGCTACCAAAAAAGAAGGAGAAAAGTTGGAAGCTCAAGGTGAAAAACTAAAAGAGGATTATATTGCTTGGAAAAAAAGAGCTAAAGCGCATGCAAAAGAAACAGAAGCATATTTTAAAGAACATCAACCAGAAAATGTATACCCTGTAGGAGTTTTTCCTTTATTTTAAGGAGAAAATGAAAGTTTCATTTTATTTATTGGTTAGAGTTAAGAGAGGTTGTTTTAAAAGATAATCTCTCTTTTTATTAAGAAGAACTAGAACTGCTACTTAAGTAGCAGTTCTAGTTCTTCTATGGTGTTATATTTACATTATAGTGCAATTAATTTTACTAGCGTAGTGGAATAATAAATCAAAAAAATCTAAAAATGAAAAGGATATGTATTGCTTTGGACACTAGTCCTTCCGCAGAAAAAATAGCAACTTTAGGTTTCGAGTATGCAAAAGCATTGAAGGCCAAATTAGTTTTAGTTCATGTAGTTTCAGATGCAGCAGAATATGCTATAGATTTTGATCCTATCATGGACTATAGTGGTAGTTTAATTCAACAAAATATTGGTCTTGTTGATGATTTTAAAACTGAAGCAGGAAAATTTCTTAAATCAACGGCTAACTTTTTAGGTGAGCCAGAAATAGAGATTAAAGTATTAGAAGGCGAGCCAGATTATGAGATTTTGAAATTCTTAAAAGAATGGAAAGCCGATTTATTAATAATGGGCACGCACAGTCACAGCATTATAGAAAATGTATTAATGGGTAATACTGCGGTGAGAATAGTGAAACATTCTACAACGCCTATATTGATAGTGCCTATAAAAAAAGCAGAAAAAACTTCTTAAGTTTAAATATTATAAAAAAGTATCTAAAGTGAATTTAGATGCTTTTTTAAATTTTAGATTTATCTTTTGTACGAAAACAAACTTTAAGCATTTGGTATAGGTCTGGATGGTTTTTCTTCATTTTTTTAGGTTGTTCAAAAAAATATTCTGAAGCTACTGCTAAAAACTCGGCTTCATTGGTACCTCCATAATTTCTAATATCAGATTTATTATTATTTATGGCTTCCATTTCTTTATGAATAATTTTTAACCAAGGAATAACGTAGGGTTGTTGTATTAAAGTTTCTGGTACGCCATCTGTTAAGCCATCTAGTTTGTCTATTAAATGAACAAATTCATGAATACCAGTATTGTGAATGTGAGATTTTTTCTGAAAACCTCCATGCAGTGCTTTTCGTGATAAAATCATTTGATGTTCAAATTGTCCGGTACCAACCATACCTGCAATTTGTCGATTTTCATCGGTTTGAGCAAAACCTAAATCTTCATTAAAATGGTCTGGATAAACCAACACAGTACTTAAATTTTTATAATGCCATTCAGAAAAATTAAAAACGGGTATAACAGCGCTACATGCAATTAATATTTTATCAAGATCTTCTAGGTCAAAACCAACACTTTCTATGTTTATTTCGCTTAAAAACACCATTATACGCTTCTGGAATCGTTTTTGTTCGGTAGTCGGTAAACTTTTGTAAAAGTTAACATGTTGTATTATTAAGGTATGCCAATTAGTCGGGAATTTTTCAGCTTTCTTCTTTTTGGTAACATAAAGCGTGTAAATAGCAAAAGCTACTAAAAATATAAAAGCAATAATAAATGCCATAAAAGGATGTTTTTATTTTTTGTAAAAGTATTCTATTTTTTAAAGAAAAGAAATTGCTACTTAGGTAGCATTGCCTTTTGCTTTTATTTAGTTCCTTTACACATAAATTAAATTTTTTGGGTGAATATTAAAGCCTAATGGAGATATGCGGAATTATATTTAACTTGGAGATTAATTGAGACAAACATAGAAATAAAACATGATTTAGAGGTGGTAGATTATTTCTATTATCCAGAAACTCTTGCTGTATTTGTTTTAGCTCAAAAAACGATTAAACACCTAATAAATCATGAAAACAATTTTTAAAAATTATGTTTTAATAGTAGCGATGTTATTGCTTGCAAGTTGCTCTAAACCTTATAAATTATCCGACAGTGGATCTAGAGTAACCTTATCTGAAGATGATCCATTTGAAATTATTCTTGAAGGCGAAGTCAATTCGGGATATACATGGCGGTTAGATGCTAATCCACAATTTACGGAACTTGAAAAACCTGTAGTAATAATCAAAAATGAAACTACAGAAACTTACACCTTCAATTTCAAGACTGTATCGGAAGGGGTGGATGTTATTCGAATAATTTATACGGATGGGAATAATATAGCAAATACGTTTGAACTTAAGGTAATTGTTGGAGAAATGGGACTTATTGAGGGAGAATAATTGAATAACCT from Algibacter sp. L1A34 includes these protein-coding regions:
- a CDS encoding glycosyltransferase family 4 protein; protein product: MRIGIIIGRIGGVDGVALETEKWIDVLKKLGHEVFIMSGEFESWNMDYEHDYLYPALSFFSVEAEWGQRKAFYEPDKDPGPLLEHVEKASNMIHDAMVKWVTNKKIDVLLSENASALPCHLSMGVAIKKLIKTTGLPIVTHDHDFHWERGQRYVSTHPEVNQYVDDNFPLLLPDVKHAVINTFGVETFKNRFDIDATLVPNVMDFNRIYGVPTPENQFFLRDLGIKEDEIALLQVTRIVRRKGIETAISLIDKLDDKKLKLVITGNNNDDENKEYYNELIDQIHQLNISSQIIFAADKVLDHKDLSDVYAHGRAATYFSTYEGFGNAFVETVLAKKPIFVNNYKPVYMQDIGCKGFETVMIEDGNLTPESVQQMSDIIYNPERCKEIGEFNFNLGKKHFSYEVLEEKLSSLFKF
- a CDS encoding universal stress protein gives rise to the protein MKRICIALDTSPSAEKIATLGFEYAKALKAKLVLVHVVSDAAEYAIDFDPIMDYSGSLIQQNIGLVDDFKTEAGKFLKSTANFLGEPEIEIKVLEGEPDYEILKFLKEWKADLLIMGTHSHSIIENVLMGNTAVRIVKHSTTPILIVPIKKAEKTS
- a CDS encoding Crp/Fnr family transcriptional regulator encodes the protein MKAIIMKTTNINYSACRVELEEHELFKHLNEGAITSLLDNFKYTIWEKGTEFFAGDNNSNNFCIILSGRLKTCKSNYDTDRNYTLSLLEKGDVLDIMSLIDGHRHDINFTTIDEVEVLLTSMTKMRAWMEVNPAIYKTFMPYMACRMREMEANLTDNVLADIPTRLARLFMSNCNETKHLERINDLSHNEIAYMIGSTRAVVNRYIQQFKKDGIISVQRKHTDVVNYQLLSQRVHNQNYMLKNS
- a CDS encoding zinc-dependent peptidase, translated to MAFIIAFIFLVAFAIYTLYVTKKKKAEKFPTNWHTLIIQHVNFYKSLPTTEQKRFQKRIMVFLSEINIESVGFDLEDLDKILIACSAVIPVFNFSEWHYKNLSTVLVYPDHFNEDLGFAQTDENRQIAGMVGTGQFEHQMILSRKALHGGFQKKSHIHNTGIHEFVHLIDKLDGLTDGVPETLIQQPYVIPWLKIIHKEMEAINNNKSDIRNYGGTNEAEFLAVASEYFFEQPKKMKKNHPDLYQMLKVCFRTKDKSKI